The following proteins are encoded in a genomic region of Takifugu rubripes chromosome 21, fTakRub1.2, whole genome shotgun sequence:
- the foxb2 gene encoding forkhead box protein B2 produces the protein MPRPGKNSYSDQKPPYSYISLTAMAIQNSSDKMLPLSDIYKFIMDRFPYYRENTQRWQNSLRHNLSFNDCFIKIPRRPDQPGKGSFWALHPDCGDMFENGSFLRRRKRFKVQRAEHMTCKSSQMMHYFHHHHHHHTGSKLGATSGHHDSSVAPVSTVGRLPHFQGYGGITCAQPGGFKHPFAIENIIGRDYKGVMASGLPLTSVMHHLGYPVPPQLNSVVNSMWPHVGMLSESMSGMPVPATSDYAPFGMSAKGLYANAQSLPAVPVPIKPTPSLGPVPTLTGLQSGPTQLCSPSAVMEKSDLLEGKNNSLHPALLLS, from the coding sequence ATGCCACGTCCCGGGAAAAACTCTTACAGCGACCAGAAGCCCCCATATTCATACATCTCACTGACAGCGATGGCTATTCAGAACTCAAGCGACAAGATGCTGCCTCTGAGTGACATTTATAAGTTCATCATGGACCGCTTTCCATACTACCGTGAGAATACCCAGCGGTGGCAGAACTCCTTGCGACACAATCTCTCCTTTAACGACTGCTTCATCAAGATCCCCCGACGGCCCGACCAACCGGGGAAGGGCAGCTTCTGGGCTCTCCACCCGGACTGCGGTGACATGTTTGAGAACGGCAGcttcctgaggaggaggaaacgctTCAAGGTGCAGCGGGCAGAGCACATGACCTGTAAGAGCTCCCAGATGATGCATTAttttcaccaccaccaccaccatcatacCGGCAGCAAGCTGGGTGCGACATCGGGCCACCATGACAGCTCCGTGGCGCCGGTCAGTACGGTGGGCCGCCTTCCTCACTTTCAGGGTTACGGGGGCATTACCTGCGCGCAGCCCGGTGGCTTTAAACACCCGTTTGCCATTGAGAACATAATAGGACGGGATTATAAAGGTGTGATGGCCAGCGGGCTCCCACTCACCTCGGTCATGCACCACCTGGGTTACCCGGTCCCCCCGCAGCTCAACAGCGTGGTCAACTCTATGTGGCCGCACGTCGGGATGCTTTCGGAGTCCATGAGCGGCATGCCAGTGCCCGCCACATCCGACTATGCACCCTTCGGCATGTCAGCAAAGGGCCTGTACGCCAATGCGCAGAGCTTGCCAGCCGTCCCGGTGCCAATAAAACCCACCCCATCGCTGGGTCCCGTGCCCACTTTGACAGGGCTGCAGTCCGGCCCGACCCAACTCTGCTCGCCGTCTGCAGTTATGGAGAAAAGTGATCTGCTTGAAGGGAAAAACAACTCACTACACCCGGCACTCCTTCTGTCCTAA